One Bradysia coprophila strain Holo2 unplaced genomic scaffold, BU_Bcop_v1 contig_476, whole genome shotgun sequence genomic region harbors:
- the LOC119082542 gene encoding prolyl 4-hydroxylase 1-like — translation MNPATELTPVPLASALSKKFDASKIIKEDLDLSSIGEAGRLAFLLHGVFTPAECERLIKISEHTGYTPALVHVGGGKQVLIKGYRDGLRVLVDDPYFVSRLLQRISPFLPQVFKGEKLIEINERLRFLRYDPDDQFKPHCDASYARPDESARTLITLQIYLNEGFGGGETTFLERRNGSKRVPVVPQTGMILVFEHNILHEGSVVKSGQKYTIRTDVLYTMKK, via the coding sequence ATGAATCCGGCGACTGAACTTACACCAGTGCCATTAGCATCAGCGCTATCAAAGAAGTTCGATGCATCGAAAATAATCAAGGAAGATTTGGATCTCTCATCGATTGGTGAAGCAGGAAGACTTGCTTTTTTACTGCACGGTGTATTTACACCAGCGGAGTGTGAACGTTTGATTAAAATATCCGAACACACAGGATACACACCAGCGTTAGTACATGTTGGTGGCGGTAAACAAGTTCTCATTAAAGGATACAGGGATGGTTTAAGGGTGCTAGTCGACGATCCATATTTTGTTAGCCGTCTTTTGCAACGCATATCACCATTTCTACCTCAAGTATTCAAAGGCGAGAAATTGATTGAGATTAACGAACGATTACGGTTTCTACGCTATGACCCTGATGATCAATTTAAGCCGCATTGTGATGCATCTTATGCACGACCAGACGAATCGGCCAGAACCCTAATTACGTTGCAGATATATTTGAACGAGGGTTTCGGAGGAGGCGAGACAACGTTTTTGGAACGTAGAAATGGAAGCAAACGGGTGCCTGTTGTTCCGCAAACAGGAATGATATTGGTGTTCGAACATAACATTTTGCATGAAGGCTCTGTGGtgaaaagtggtcaaaaatacACAATTCGAACGGATGTACTGTACACaatgaagaaataa
- the LOC119082560 gene encoding interferon-induced very large GTPase 1-like — protein MPVTNESCTRDFWNWTSAAIPGVETHYNSSNEILLLANLHGNALEYREIISHLKPMISSVLVFYMTQSASELEANYTRLQSKKFFGYLGEENIFNVLIDPSADCEMMSDDVLDTSKLLDHSMIEKLYQLIMGSYHSKVENSGETIQLPSVKLVPEIKTSKSSDLLTQITSCRRVRQTFKLQKLKTGEQEFNQCCQLWNDDPSLQTIISLFISILRMPIKDRRIGLYHFEKEIGIRSMEESQEPRQQYMALNSKRRELAMSLSAKSEQFRLVYEEEMAKLDEINQSVLGPQHFFRELGRIYRLAQSNWGVQNHSLDAIRSLPKYYAELMMDGFAIELLDGDESNINDLWFCAIAHSVCQIKKNLRVFVISILGLQSSGKSTLLNALFGCQFDVSVGRCTRGLFMRLLFLEDKLVKQFGFDAFLIIDTEGLGSPEQISDRLAEEKDRRLSTFAMSISNLTIINILGESSSEMTAILQIVIIAMARLSRANIATQVLRVQHVSEKEESKLSAAEGQFFDALKVAIDLAENKSTQTGTVSSFKLKNIKRSLGGNGLVKYFGHFKSGAAPNAPPSEQYQNDIVDLYQMILEAAKQSSEYVNFCEWHELAVSYWKALQNEDFAVRFKNIREMCDFLAQASKISNINDLTDSSFRHHRTKMEDEIRKRIETNQHFDSKYFLAVLEGELKKIPVMCTSGRDPGSKCDFCCSVDKAKCTLFGEMEEKPDLPKTQDSIKLYEDTVRQNTLKHLEQSIHATRVQKGCLKEVDEIITAEINKRLQMKRVFSAEERGVIANEIWKKLKDVVIQKRTIDPLEDRLNDQINSAYGNHLIINGFVNDTGPKMHETEAFDVTKWKFWKDKNIKKKHLSQLRAEINYIVKMIFNDLKTNNLENGMVKRLQLSVDRICDEWKMKMNAPFTVEFKNALHLGTLRAFLFEAKEREKNWKSENDPLTILYDNENTFRKTINVRLMYGFSSESEGTIIADRLCMAILMKAKSAGSRRWVEDVLGQDWIHNSRNVRLHYFKTLAEEIEAGHKTSAVSHFLHPKSEISNWFHRTVDSYPQDGANYAFSQTIKVERQNAIDKINQATTAAEIIEYATDYVSTADGVRYACSIGNLSQFDEDNTARLKKSIVRSIKEYRFGGGTFKLPSKDEEILNRTGCTDSCLWCGALCWGRRGHDQNTDNTRKHHTSHQPSGLHGTRHHTTNDLSLTYCCGRADNREMYSGDTYLGKWIDVKASPKYNNWIYCPHSQVEFNDLMKWFFRQIHNEIAERCGVEPAEEEKMSEWHISSIETIMSTLRAKISQG, from the exons ATGCCAGTCACAAATGAATCTTGCACACGAGATTTCTGGAACTGGACCTCCGCGGCTATTCCCGGAGTTGAGACTCACTACAACAGTTCGAACGAAATTCTGCTGCTTGCTAATCTACATGGAAACGCATTGGAGTACCGGGAAATAATCTCACACCTGAAGCCAATGATTTCCAGTGTTTTAGTTTTCTACATGACGCAATCTGCTTCCGAGTTGGAAGCCAATTACACTCGACttcaatcgaaaaaatttttcGGTTACCTTGGCGAAGAGAACATCTTCAATGTTCTGATTGATCCATCGGCTGATTGCGAAATGATGTCTGACGACGTCCTCGATACTTCGAAATTGTTGGATCACAGTATGATTGAAAAGCTCTATCAGCTCATCATGGGATCGTATCACAGTAAAGTTGAGAATTCGGGAGAGACTATCCAATTACCGAGTGTGAAACTCGTACCAGAAATTAAAACATCCAAGTCCTCCGATTTACTAACTCAAATCACATCATGCAGAAGAGTTCGACAAACGTTCAAACTGCAAAAGCTGAAAACTGGCGAACAAGAATTTAACCAATGCTGCCAATTGTGGAACGATGATCCAAGTTTGCAGACTATTATATCGTTGTTTATCAGCATTCTTCGGATGCCTATCAAAGATCGAAGAATCGGTTTGTACCATTTCGAAAAAGAGATTGGTATTCGATCAATGGAAGAGTCACAGGAGCCTCGTCAACAGTACATGGCATTGAATTCCAAGCGGAGGGAGCTAGCGATGAGTCTGTCTGCAAAATCGGAACAGTTCCGTCTGGTTTATGAGGAGGAGATGGCGAAATTGGACGAAATTAATCAATCTGTTCTTGGTCCACAGCATTTCTTCAG GGAATTAGGTCGAATTTATCGTCTTGCTCAATCAAATTGGGGCGTTCAGAACCACAGCTTGGATGCAATTAGGAGCCTGCCCAAGTACTACGCAGAACTCATGATGGACGGCTTTGCAATAGAACTTCTGGATGGGGACGAGAGCAACATCAACGATCTATGGTTCTGTGCAATTGCTCATTCCGTCTGCCAAATCAAAAAGAATCTTCGAGTTTTCGTTATCTCCATTTTGGGCCTTCAATCTTCAGGAAAATCAACCCTTCTCAATGCCTTGTTCGGGTGTCAATTCGACGTGAGCGTCGGAAGGTGTACGAGGGGTCTGTTCATGAGACTCTTATTCTTGGAGGACAAACTTGTGAAACAGTTTGGGTTCGATGCTTTCCTGATCATCGACACTGAAGGGCTGGGCTCACCGGAGCAAATAAGTGACAGACTAGCCGAAGAGAAAGACCGACGATTATCCACTTTTGCTATGAGTATCAGTAATTTGACAATAATCAACATTTTGGGTGAGTCATCAAGTGAGATGACTGCCATCCTCCAAATTGTTATAATCGCCATGGCTCGATTGTCAAGGGCGAACATTGCAACGCAAGTGCTAAGAGTTCAGCACGTATCAGAGAAGGAGGAATCTAAACTAAGTGCCGCCGAAGGGCAATTCTTTGACGCTCTCAAAGTTGCCATAGATCTCGCGGAAAACAAATCCACACAAACCGGGACAGTAAGCTCTTTCAAACTGAAAAACATCAAACGATCTTTGGGTGGCAATGGATTGGTAAAATATTTCGGGCATTTTAAGAGTGGAGCTGCACCAAATGCTCCACCGTCGGAACAATATCAAAATGACATTGTGGACTTGTATCAAATGATCCTTGAGGCTGCGAAACAAAGTTCCGAGTACGTCAATTTCTGCGAATGGCATGAACTTGCCGTTTCTTACTGGAAAGCCTTGCAAAATGAAGACTTTGCGGTAAGATTCAAGAACATTAGAGAGATGTGCGATTTCCTAGCACAGGCTTCTAAAATCTCCAACATAAACGATCTCACCGACAGTTCGTTCCGACATCACCGCACCAAAATGGAAGATGAAATCCGGAAAAGAATCGAAACGAATCAacattttgattcaaaatatttcctcGCTGTTCTGGAAGGTGAACTGAAGAAAATCCCCGTCATGTGCACATCCGGAAGAGATCCGGGTTCGAAATGCGACTTTTGCTGCTCAGTGGATAAGGCTAAATGCACACTGTTCGGTGAAATGGAAGAAAAGCCAGATTTGCCCAAAACGCAAGATTCGATCAAATTGTACGAGGACACGGTGCGACAGAATACCCTGAAACATTTGGAACAATCGATTCACGCAACTCGAGTCCAAAAGGGTTGCCTGAAGGAAGTCGACGAAATCATCACTGCCGAAATAAACAAGCGACTTCAAATGAAGAGGGTATTCAGTGCCGAAGAGCGAGGCGTTATTGCTaatgaaatttggaaaaagttgAAAGATGTTGTCATCCAGAAGCGAACCATTGATCCGTTGGAGGATCGATTAAATGACCAAATAAATTCCGCTTACGGCAATCATCTAATTATCAACGGGTTTGTTAACGACACCGGTCCCAAAATGCATGAAACGGAAGCTTTCGATGTTACCAAATGGAAGTTTTGGAAAGACAAGAACATCAAGAAGAAGCACTTGTCTCAGCTACGCGCCGAAATCAATTATAttgtgaaaatgattttcaacgATTTGAAGACAAATAATCTTGAGAATGGAATGGTGAAAAGACTTCAGCTTTCAGTCGATAGAATCTGTGACGAATGGAAGATGAAAATGAACGCACCGTTTACAGTTGAATTCAAAAATGCCCTCCATCTGGGGACGTTGCGTGCGTTCTTGTTTGAAGCAAAggaaagagagaaaaattggaagagtgaaaatgatccattgACTATTCTCTACGACAACGAGAACACATTTCGAAAA ACAATCAACGTTCGCCTAATGTACGGATTCAGTTCCGAATCCGAGGGCACCATTATAGCCGATCGTCTCTGCATGGCTATATTAATGAAGGCAAAATCGGCCGGCTCTCGTCGTTGGGTTGAAGACGTCCTCGGTCAAGACTGGATACACAACAGTCGAAACGTTCGCCTCCACTATTTCAAGACGCTCGCCGAAGAAATTGAAGCTGGTCACAAGACTTCTGCTGTCTCCCACTTTTTACATCCAAAATCCGAAATTTCCAACTGGTTTCATCGCACAGTTGACAGTTATCCTCAAGATGGGGCTAACTACGCATTTTCCCAAACTATTAAAGTGGAACGCCAAAATGCCATCGACAAGATCAACCAAGCAACAACTGCCGCTGAAATAATCGAGTACGCAACTGACTACGTTAGTACTGCAGACGGAGTGCGATATGCTTGTAGCATTGGAAATCTTTCCCAATTTGACGAGGACAATACAGCGCGTCTCAAAAAGAGTATCGTTCGTTCAATCAAGGAATATCGTTTTGGCGGCGGAACTTTCAAACTTCCGTCCAAGGACGAAGAAATACTTAACCGAACTGGCTGCACGGATAGTTGTCTTTGGTGTGGCGCTCTCTGCTGGGGACGTCGTGGCCACGACCAAAATACCGACAACACGAGAAAACATCACACTTCTCATCAACCCAGCGGACTTCACGGTACGAGACATCATACCACAAACGATCTTAGCCTAACTTATTGCTGTGGACGGGCTGACAACAGGGAAATGTACAGTGGAGATACATACCTTGGCAAATGGATTGATGTTAAAGCCAGCCCGAAATACAACAATTGGATCTACTGTCCGCACTCTcaagttgaatttaatgacttgatgaaatggtttttccgACAAATCCACAACGAAATTGCAGAAAGATGTGGCGTAGAACCCGCAGAAGAGGAGAAAATGAGTGAATGGCACATTTCGAGTATAGAGACAATTATGTCAACGTTGCGAGCGAAAATTAGCCAGGGCTAG
- the LOC119082561 gene encoding uncharacterized protein LOC119082561: METYVEDSNILVYNTHGIKILGLSTIGDLWNCRDSSACGNLFGNSELRDHVRVTPKSYMECCFTHLKSTSDKIKNFKVRGEVALDILCGLISNVKVDYESKAEENVEKEEFCLRYSQESFELKLLHSASRCLDQIIVEKILAGDIKATHVVQTILTGAEVVANITVSSNTSNESKDYSGSLNASTGDSSSPSNWAKKLKNLFGVVSIPSCEAELMNLDKNSTANLNKTCRISSTLGLKQPTTISDMFSILDEIPSKLDEQRSYRDFSPDITGTAIGYLLVPVTQFVSNIPIEKLFLSLRQETLNAVQEMLITLMDYQRSGYIYDELLSLEPRMRQILNDPRNDITETVRSYERDLCRRARTMRHNFVEQFKLYKIKGPEVKLEDLLQQFHTEFDYNAILQKIDDFLNEGRLDPTINFVPSQNSNIRVLTNQNQFDSWKSNTSPKIYRQTKSPMSFVAVDAISKIQDQSAGFEIGILGSTISQDYSITVKTVKKSETYTSTDVMFVVNVLSIAQGICEGRVMEFYKLIATKKRIKLPLSSVDDIIPLVALTKPSQHVVVCESYLETRSNISVRDNRLKFVFTFAGIELLDFEEFDSGDKFVGYFDIPDTTGAPKLFVFKNAELLAVCLDMIDVALLNRYLLGRQEVPDLDALTPKCVSQNCLSQTHLDFARHVTDLFADTNTDWNVRQLPRGIERVLEAVDNCVSRNVTFAQFENLLTAIKRLDLDVETHKYLWQTRKFLQFTKLFSDSQQFLPLLRSTYSQRVQCLPLNIQAQLLANQETLKMNTIHELIEVLETICRNGIVPGWFSTTLTDTLRNNPEILEILRNANCLANWNDEGKLFAYPWGHYAIGENVKKIKTYIENRPLASSSTDTEAGNNFKLNINHTPQSQSLETNHERQEASRRWIQLTGQSLPQITLQSFVKIRKLVAAPTMDHKDINQRFPDIIKYIVQEMKMWRVAATFPVEIAKYINKSACGDSGPKKQLGKLNFHSRAPQTAAMATSAKQHNLPLSRLDILVCLLSNCYPPVGRDIIHIIAKYSIPYHYQ, encoded by the exons ATGGAAACCTACGTGGAAGACTCCAACATTCTTGTGTACAACACTCATGGAATTAAAATACTGGGACTCTCTACCATCGGTGACCTTTGGAATTGTCGCGATTCCAGTGCTTGCGGGAATCTGTTTGGCAATTCCGAACTCCGAGATCATGTTCGTGTCACACCAAAATCGTACATGGAGTGCTGTTTTACTCACCTTAAAAGTACCAGcgataaaataaagaattttaaagTTCGGGGAGAAGTCGCACTGGATATTCTCTGTGGACTAATTTCCAACGTGAAAGTTGACTACGAATCAAAGGCTGAAGAGAATGTTGAAAAGGAAGAGTTCTGCCTGCGCTACAGTCAAGAGTCCTTCGAACTCAAGCTTCTTCACTCAGCATCACGGTGCCTCGACCAAATAATTGTGGAGAAAATCTTGGCAG GTGATATTAAAGCCACGCACGTTGTTCAAACAATACTGACGGGAGCCGAAGTAGTGGCCAACATCACTGTGTCCAGCAATACATCTAATGAGTCCAAAGACTACAGTGGCAGTCTGAACGCTTCGACTGGAGATAGCTCGTCCCCTTCAAATTGGGCTAAGAAACTGAAAAACCTCTTCGGCGTTGTTAGCATCCCCAGCTGCGAAGCCGAACTTATGAATTTGGATAAAAATAGCACTGCCAATTTGAACAAGACCTGTCGGATCTCTAGCACTTTGGGACTGAAACAACCTACGACAATCTCGGACATGTTTTCAATACTGGACGAAATCCCGTCAAAGCTGGACGAGCAACGAAGCTACCGAGATTTCAGTCCAGATATCACAGGAACGGCAATTGGATATCTTCTTGTTCCTGTGACACAATTCGTGAGCAATATTccaatcgaaaaattatttctgagCTTGCGACAAGAAACTCTAAATGCCGTCCAAGAAATGCTGATTACTCTAATGGACTACCAGCGATCCGGCTACATCTACGATGAGCTACTTTCACTTGAGCCGAGAATGCGCCAAATTCTCAACGATCCGAGAAACGATATTACCGAAACAGTCCGATCGTATGAACGTGATTTATGTCGCCGAGCACGCACTATGCGACACAATTTTGTCGAACAGTTTAAGTTGTACAAGATCAAGGGACCGGAAGTAAAGCTGGAAGATTTGCTACAACAATTCCATACTGAATTTGACTATAACGCCATACTGCAAAAAATCGATGATTTTTTGAACGAAGGACGATTGGATCCAACAATAAACTTTGTACCGTCACAAAATTCAAACATAAGAGTTCTCACCAATCAAAACCAATTTGACAGTTGGAAAAGCAATACGTCGCCAAAGATTTATCGCCAGACGAAGTCTCCAATGTCCTTTGTAGCTGTAGATGCAATTAGTAAGATCCAGGACCAGTCAGCGGGATTCGAAATTGGAATCTTAGGTTCGACAATCAGCCAAGACTATTCGATTACTGTTAAAACCGTGAAAAAGTCAGAAACTTACACCTCCACGGATGTGATGTTCGTTGTGAACGTGCTGTCAATTGCACAGGGAATTTGCGAAGGTCGAGTGATGGAGTTTTACAAGCTTATCGCCACGAAGAAGAGAATCAAACTTCCGCTGTCATCAGTTGACGACATTATCCCGTTGGTTGCGCTCACGAAACCCAGCCAGCATGTGGTGGTGTGCGAATCCTATTTGGAGACGCGATCGAATATTTCGGTTCGCGATAACCGattgaaattcgtttttacgTTTGCCGGCATCGAGCTTCtagattttgaagaatttgacTCTGGGGACAAATTCGTCGGATACTTCGACATTCCCGACACCACAGGTGCTCCAAAACTATTTGTATTTAAAAACGCAGAGCTGCTGGCCGTGTGCCTTGATATGATCGATGTCGCTCTTCTCAATCGTTATCTGCTCGGCCGACAAGAGGTTCCAGACCTTGACGCCCTTACACCGAAATGTGTGTCCCAAAATTGCCTCAGTCAGACACACCTCGATTTCGCACGGCATGTCACAGACCTTTTCGCAGATACGAATACGGACTGGAATGTTCGGCAGCTCCCTCGTGGGATCGAACGAGTTTTGGAAGCCGTTGACAATTGTGTCTCCCGTAACGTGACTTTCGCACAGTTCGAAAACCTTCTCACAGCTATTAAACGGCTCGACCTGGACGTCGAAACTCACAAGTATCTTTGGCAAACCCGTAAATTTCTTCagttcacaaaattattttcggatTCACAACAATTTCTACCATTGCTACGGTCAACCTATTCACAACGCGTCCAATGTCTGCCATTGAACATTCAAGCGCAGCTGTTGGccaatcaagaaactttgaaaatgaaCACAATCCATGAATTAATCGAGGTTCTTGAAACGATTTGCCGCAATGGTATCGTCCCGGGGTGGTTCAGTACAACACTTACCGACACATTACGAAATAATCCGGAAATACtcgaaatattgcgaaatGCCAATTGTCTTGCGAATTGGAATGACGAAGGGAAGTTGTTCGCTTATCCTTGGGGACACTACGCTATTggagaaaatgttaaaaaaatcaaaacttacaTTGAAAATCGCCCACTAGCATCGTCTTCTACGGATACAGAGGCTGGAAACAACTTCAAGCTTAATATCAATCACACACCGCAGAGCCAGTCACTGGAGACAAATCACGAACGTCAAGAAGCATCGCGCCGTTGGATTCAGCTAACGGGCCAGAGCTTACCGCAAATCACTCTACAGTCCTTTGTTAAAATTCGAAAGCTTGTTGCAGCCCCAACGATGGACCACAAGGACATCAACCAGAGATTTCCGGATATCATAAAGTACATCGTTCAAGAGATGAAAATGTGGCGAGTAGCCGCAACGTTTCCGGTAGAAATTGCAAAGTATATCAATAAATCTGCTTGCGGCGATTCAGGACCGAAGAAGCAGCTGGGCAAACTAAATTTTCACTCACGTGCACCACAGACCGCTGCTATGGCTACGTCTGCAAAACAGCACAATCTTCCGCTTTCGCGCTTAGACATTCTCGTCTGTCTACTTTCCAACTGCTATCCGCCCGTCGGCAGAGATATTATCCACATCATCGCGAAGTATAGTATCCCGTATCACTACCAATAG